Genomic DNA from Eleutherodactylus coqui strain aEleCoq1 chromosome 8, aEleCoq1.hap1, whole genome shotgun sequence:
ATGTATTCCTCTCTAcagaatatatagatatatatttggccctaatgacaccagatactctccatggcatactttctactaacatctgatagacTTTAGTTGGTATCTCCCTCCATCTATCCTGCAAACGTCTTGCAAGTTCCCTTAGacaagatggacactgttcatatttcctgacccgacgttcagtaggttcaggtcggactctgtgcagccggtccaatcatggaacctccatattctcaaaccaacataaaacagcactggacatatgacaaggcacgttgtcttgtgggaagtatggccgaccattcccagagtattaccacattgtcagcagcacattattgtcaggGTATACCTCTGTGGTCATGGTTCTTgttactacaaccaacggaccaagaccatgccatgtaatgcATCCccgaccataacagaacctccgccgtacttgcctgttggcacaacacactcaggtaataAGCATTCCCCgagctcctccacacccaggtacggccATCTGATGTGAGGCTGGTGTAGTGGGATTCATCACTCcacagaacgttcttccattgcccaATGACACTCCTTGCTCCATTAGACGGCCGATGCTGTGGCATAACCCGTATATACCATAGCATGCAGTTCCCGTCAAAAACtatatggctgacacctccatgGGTCTGCATCTTGCCTGGCATGGTTTAGTAGACGTGACCTACTGATAAGGTACTgttcattctactgataggggaaTCCgaatacctttggtaggatactGTATTATACCCCCTTCTTACTGAAATCCCTTCTATATTAGTCCCCTTTTTCAGAAGCATTATTCCAATCTCCATGGCccaagtgcaaaatctgtaatggggccccaacAGTGACAGCACTGATGTCCTCTTATGGGCAGAGGCACAATTGGGCTTATGACAAACCGTTTTATACATCTTTCCCTGTATGTGATGGTTCCTATAGAACGCCCTCTCAGTATGACCACATGCGGTATCTCCTGTCTGTCTTCTAATGTTATACAGTAGTATTCCAATCCTGTGCAGGTCGGACGCAGAGTGATGTCACCCTGACCAAGTCCTCTCCTCTCTATTACAGGATCTCAGGCATTTTGTCTCCAGTAGGACGGGACGCGGGCCTCTTAAGGAGGGCTGGAGGAGCCACGCGCAACCCATAATGTGCTCCTACAAACTTGTTAATGTCAAGTTTGAGGTGTGGGGACTTCAGACACGAGTGGAACAGTTTGTGCACAAGGTGGGCAAGAGGGAAGGAACGTAAGCTGGTCAGATCCTGAAGGGAGCAACATAAGGGTGGACGATGTTGTATATACAGCTGCAGAgacccatagggggcagtattatagtagttatattcttgtacacagggggcagtattatagtagttatattcttggacataggaggcagtattatagtagttatattcttgtacatagagggcagtattatagtagttatattcttgtacatagggggcagtattatagtagttatattcttgtacataggaggcagtattatagtagttatattcttgtacataggagcagtattatagtagttatattcttgtacatagggagcagtattatagtagttatattcttgtacataggaggcagtattatagtagatatattcttgtacataggaggcagtattatagtagttatattcttgtacataggagcagtattatagtagttatattcttgtacatagaggcagtattatagtagttatattcttgcacatagggggcagtattatagtagttatagtcttgtacatagggggcagtattagtagttatattcttgtacataggaggcagtattatagtagttatattcttgtacataggggccagtattatagtagttatagtcttgtacataggaggcagtattatagtagttatattcttgtacatagggggcagtattatagtagttatattcttgtacataggagcagtattatagtagttatattcttgtatatagggggcagtattatagtagttatattcttgtacatagaggcagtattatagtagttatattcttgcacatagggggcagtattatagtagttatagtcttgtacatagggggcagtattatagtggttatattcttgtacctagggtgcagtattatagtagttatattcttgtacataggaggcagtattatagtagttatatccttgtacataggagctgtattatagtagttatattcttgtacatagaggcagtattatagtagttatattcttgcacacaaggggcagtattatagtagttatattcttgtacataggggaagtattatagtagttatattcttgtacatagggagcagtattatagtagttatattcttgtacataggaggcagtattatagtagttatatccttgtacatgggcagtattatagtagttatattcttctacataggggggagtagtatagtagttatattcttgtacataggggtactattatagtagttatattcttctatatagggggcagtattatagtagttatattcttgtacatagggggcagtattatagtagttatattcttgtacataggcagtattatagtagttataatactgcctcctatgtacaagaatataactactataatactgcctcctatgtacaagaatatagtagttatattcttgtacataggaggccgtattatagtagttatattcttgtacatagggggcagtattatagtagttatattcttgtacatagaggcagtattatagtagttctattcttgcacatagggggcagtattatagtagttatagtcttgtacatagggggcagtattatagtggttatattcttgtacatgagggcagtattatagtagttatattcttgtacataggggcagtattatagtagttatattcttgtacataggggcagtattatagtagttattttcttgtacatgagggcagtattatagtagttatattcttgtacataggggcagtattatagtagttatattcttgtacataggaggcagtattatagtagttatattcttgtacataggggcagtattatagtagttatatccttgtacttagggggcggtattatagtagttatattcttctacatagtggcagtattatagtagttatattcttgtacctagggtgcagtattatagtagttatatccttgtacatagggggcagtattatagtagttatatccttgtacatagggggcggtattatagtagttatattcttgtacataggggcagtattatagtagttatattcttgtacatagggggcagtattatagtagttatattcttgtacatagaggcagtattatagtagttctattcttgcacatagggggcagtattatagtagttatagtcttgtacatagggggcagtattatagtggttatattcttgtacatgagggcagtattatagtagttatagtcttgtacataggggcagtattatagtagttattttcttgtacatgagggcagtattatagtagttatattcttgtacataggggcagtattatagtagctatattcttgtacataggaggcagtattatagtagttatattcttgtacataggggcagtattatagtagttatatccttgtacttagggggcggtattatagtagttatattcttctacatagtggcagtattatagtagttatattcttgtacctagggtgcagtattatagtagttatattcttgtacatagggagcagtattatagtagttatatccttgtacatagggggcagtattatagtagttatatccttgtacatagggggcggtattatagtagttatattcttgtacataggggcagtattatagtagttatattcttgtacataggggacagtaatatagtagtaatcttgtacataggggacagtaatatagtagtaatcttgtacataggggcagtattatagtagttatattcttgtacatagggggcagtattatagtagttatattcttgtacctagggggcagtattatagtagttatattcttgtacctagggggcagtattatagtagttatattcttgtacctagggggcagtattatagtagctatattcttgtacctagggggcagtattatagtagctatattcttgtacctagggggcagtattatagtagctatattcttgtacctagggggcagtattatagtagctatattcttgtacctagggggcagtattatagtagctatattcttgtacctagggggcagtattatagtacctatattcttgtacctagggggcagtagtatagtacctatattcttgtacctagggggcagtagtatagtacctatattcttgtacctagggggcagtagtatagtacctatattcttgtacctagggggcagtagtatagtagctattttcttgtacctagggggcagtagtatagtagctatattcttgtacctagggggcagtagtatagtagctctattcttgtacctagggggcagtagtatagtagctctattcttgtacctagggggcagtagtatagtagctctattcttgtacctagggggcagtagtatagtagctctattcttctacatagggggcaatattttaTGTGATCTCTATCCTTTCGCTTGTTGTGATCATGCTCTTCTTTCATATCAGGTGATTCGGGATCTGCTGATTGTGGGTCATCGTCAGGCATTTGCCTGGGTGGATGAATGGTTTGGTAAGTATCTGTGGTGTATATATGAGTACCTGATTGTACGTAACTTCCCTCGAAAAGTGTAATATTTTACTGTCTGACCTCTTCTGTCCAAGAGGGCTTCCATCACAGAAGGCAGACATTTTGGattgacctattttgttgcggtATACAGATTTTTATGTAATGAGTGAATAGGGCACTCTGCTGGGGAGCAGCAATGGCAGCCAAGCAGATGCTTACCTTTTATTCTTGAGCAGACAGTTACTAATACAAGAAGGATTCTGATTGGTTCTTATCACTATTTCTTTTCTGACTTTTCAGcctcttttacttatttgtatcTTCTTGTCAGATCAAGTAATTAGGTAATTGTCATAAACCAATGATGTGGAGCCAGGGACTTGAGGTGAAATCCTCTGCTCAGAGGATATCTGGTTGCTGCCTTTCTGTAATATTGTTCTAAGGCAACAAATCTGACTGCAAGCTCTTGGGATCAGTCTCTCAATATGTTAGCTGTGTCTATCATATACTTAATACAATTCACACTTCCTCTGGGCATCGGCAGATGGCTTCCTAGTAAAATCTGCATGAGAGCGATATGTCAGGGGCTCGGCTGGAACATAAAACCATCTAAAATAACCTAATAAGGTGAAACAAATTACACGTGCGGCAGAACGGCGCAATCATAAACAcaaaatccaatcctgtgtcgGATCCCAGAATGTGCATTAAGCGGACGGTGAAGGAACTGGCGCAGAATCCTCCGCAGGGGATCATAGATGATCGGACAATTGTGACGTCACCTGACGAGTCAAATAGTCTTTAGTGACCATTAATTGGCCGTGCGCTACAAAATTCCTTTTTGTTAATTAACATTCATTTTCCTAATCACAAAATTAATTTTGTGGACACAGAATGTACAAAATATAGTTTATAGATGCTATAGTCAGCGCACAGGCTGAAGATGGCGCAGCTTACCCAGAATCCTCTGCAGAAACCAAGATCAAGGAGTACAAATACGTGGAAACGGCGCCAATGATGTTTGTTATTTAAAGGGCAGTCTGGTCACTGGTCCGTAGTgccaactgtgctaaaataacaaagcagcGGTACTTGCCCGTTCTCTGCCGCCACGATCCAGTGCCGCCTTGGTACTGGTGTGTGGTGTGgcagaagtcacctgaccactgcagccaattagaggcctaAGCTTcaccattctgaactcctggcatcatggcacccaggatgtgaatgttgatgccaggagaacaggcggtgacactgtggcctctgattgactACAGCGATAAAGTGAGTTCCAGTGGCATCATCTGACACAATAAGTTCCGTGGCATATCTGGATCAGAATGGCAGAAAATGGGTAAGTAGCGCTATTTTTGTCTTGGCACAATGTGTGCTATAGAGGGACTGCTGtacggtaactggacaacccctttaagtaggctgACTGTTCTCTAATATCTAATACTTGACCAGATGTGGGACATAGTCGGCCGATTCCTGGACGTTATGGGATCATTTGTCACCAATGAAGCTATAGGGGTGATTTTCCTGAGCACTACATTCAGTCCACGCGGTGCTGGCCAATGAAAGTAGCATGTGGTGTCTTGAACTTGTGATGCCTACTAATACACCGTGTGCATCCgttagtcagagaagcggttcggccatctttgtttgtccaggaagGGCGAGTTGCTGTAATGCAAGGTCTGCTTTGTGCCTATAAAATGCCCTTTTCAAACTGCAAACTTAATTTTGTAATGACCGAAAACCACTTTGTGAATACATCAAGCACTAAAATAATTCAGTAAATCCCCAAGTACTTTTTCTTATCTCACACTGAATGGCCCTTTTATTGAAGCCCCCCGCCCCCgctctttcacgattggagcaCGCCTGTGTGGAAATTAAAGCCAAGGAAATTCACTacaaaccttgtggggttttcttatgtAACAGTGTAAAAATGTACAGAGAATGACGTGATCAAGGAAGAACatccactgaaaggggtcgggggaggatgtcaagaataatTCTGGCCAACAGGTGTTGCACAGTCAGGAGAAGCCGACTAGAACGTTGGTGCTCCGACTGATGTGTCCAAACGCACAAccttgctgttatagcccatccatactAAGCTGccgacaaccagttccagcaccattataTCGAAGACAAATggccaagactccagtgggcaaaagagcacaaaaattgtttctccactgctcagttatacgtctcctggtcagatggatccagatttctgttgccccgtgctgatgggaggtcagaatttggcacaagcagcatgaatcgatgaccccttcctgtcagctgatcagtacatgtcagcacctccatctaatctgcggcaactacaagaagcttcctgtccgcaggggccgatattcctgcaggaggaTTAATCACTGAGTGCAGTCTATACCACAACGAATttctgcagttctgaagaccaaaggggTCCAGCGCTACTAGACTGTAATAAAGGGGTGAATCGGTGTATGACTTATGTTCAGACAATCAGTTACGAGAGCGTCCTGTTAATCACTGCAGATTGATGTATAAGATGAAATGTTGTTTTGGGCTTGGGGgtcactttttacatttttgtagtgtatatctatttttttcactacaaaaactaactttttttttttttttttttgtcttgtaggaATGACTATGGAAGAAGTGCGAGAGTACGAGAAGGAGACCCAGGCAGCCACAAATGAGAAAATAGGCCCAGTCGCTCCGACCATTACTATTACACCAGAGAGCCATAGCCCAGCCATTCGCAGCGCCCCAGCCACTCCCATCACGGGCGAACCCCCAGAATTCCTCACCATCCCTAAGGAGCGAGCGCGCAAGACCTCGGCGCCAGATACCCTCACCCTGCCAGAACTCAGAGAACGAGCCAATGGCCCGTCGTCCAGCAGTCACTTGTCCCCTACAAACACGGACAGCTGAAACCATCTCATGGCTCCTCCTCCAGAGATGATGATCCCGGACGCTATGCCTGAAGAAGTCAACCCTGTAAGACAGCGAATACGACCCTCCTGGTATCCGGTACAAGAGAGTTGGCTTCTTCAATTTTCAGTGATGGGCACTTTAAAACCTAACGAAGTATTTCATCTGATTCTCGAGTCAGAAAGCTATGAATTTGAGCGTCATGGTGACTCGAGTCAGTCCGAACTTGTACAGTTTATAACTCCGACCAGAGAGCGCGCTCCAGGCTACGACCGCGGTTTTCGTAGCTCGCTCCCCACTCTGGTGGAATTCTCATTGGACTTCATACCATAGAATGCATTGGCTCACGGTGTAGAACCTGTTGCATAGAACGACCTTTGAATAGAGTCTGTGTGAAAACGGTTCTACCCACCATGGGGGCATTCATCAGCTCCTCAATAGATCACCCAGTGACAATCCTTCATCGTGCAGTCAATTTGTCATTCTTTTTATATTGTGGTAATATAAGCTATAACAGATCTATGATCTATGGTCAtttccacttagattttttaaaatctgaaaCTCTTTCCAAAAATGGACAGCGGTCTGTTGTTCTCATTGATTCAattgtctggttttttttttgtttttgttgtttttttttacttaagtTATTTCACAAATTAATTCCAGGTTTAAAAGAAAGTCTGTAACCTAAATTTAACGATTTTGAATTTACTTGTCAGTAGAACTTGAGCTGAAGACTACGGCGCCCTCTGGTGACTGCTCACAGCAGCTGCATCTTTTTGAAATGTTTTTCCAGTcttatgtaaataaagcttaatgATTGTGTAAggaaaagttctgtaactttcttgtagactttgttttgtttttttctttaattcctcAATTTTTCTCAAGATctatgcttgctgtcagtgagtgcAAACGACCTGTTTTACATTCACAGGCCTGTACagacctaaggcccaatgtccacgtacggatttgatttattaaatccgcgcgggagatccgcagctctagccaCCCATTTGATTTTAGGCGCTTTGCGGATGTCCCGCGCAGAtctaaaatctcagcatgctccattttattctGGATGTGgctctattcatctctatgggggaTGAAAACACACGGTCCGCGATCACCCATTTTTAATATGATCCGCAATGGATATCCACATTGAAAACCTGTGcatgctgtggacattgggcctaagacttcTGCGAGTATCGCAGTTGGATCAAACGCCTATAGAATCTATATGGGTTTCCATGCAGGTGAAGAGTGAGCATTTGAGTGAACGATGGTCGGTATGCTGTCCGTGTGTCATTTCAATGTATGACACACAGATTAAAAAAACGATTGTGTTGGAGACCCGATATTCAATGTGTTTACATTATTGCGTTTTCTCTCCTAGCGATGGTTCAGGAACCTCCCTGTTCACTTCCGAtgtgaggggggaaaaaattgcgtTGCACTTGCAAATGTTTCATgcaagtgggattttttttttaattttttttttttgctcttgaaGTATGTGATTTGGCTTCAGTTTACATCAGACATTCGTTATAatcagtttttgtgtttttttttgttttttttttttcttatataaaaATCTAGTTCTAgtttataactgcatgtgtcggGTTTTCTGCTCTTTGGGATGGAACAGGAAAATGGGAAAGCAAAGCATTGGTTCAAAATTTTGGTTGCGTTCACATCAAACGGAAaccatagtattttttttttttttttttttttacggactgGGTAGAgagatatgtaaaaaaataaggaccgtttctatcagtttgtttttctgttttacaTCCATTTAACAGatccattttgcttttgtttgcccATCCCCCTTcctcttctgcacatgtgcattTAAAACTGATCCATTAAATAAAGCTAAAAAgggaaaggtgtttttttttttttctgttggtcaCCCATTGATTGACACAGAACAAATCCTGAAAACAGAAGTTTCCTTCCCGTTTTGTTTCCAACTTATAATGGAAAAACGCTACAAAAtgcactgaaattaatgggaagtAAAAGgagctctttttttattttatgttttgttgATGTTCACATCAGCAATTTTTGTTTTGCTGTTCCAAGTCCAAgtactggtggctgtataaatctgtatgtagtgaactGCCCCCTAGAGGTGGATGTAGGCAGCAGGTAAAGTTTATGACTTACCTCTTTGGCTGCATGGAGGGAAGCTGGGATTTGGAGCTATGTATTTGGAAATAACTCTAACCCCTATTAAAAGGCATGATACCATTTGAGCCCTCCACCACCCAGTAAGGTGCTGCCCACAGCTCTGCTGAAAGCTCCGATTGGGTCTTCTGACACAGATTAGTCCCGAAATCCTGGATGAATTGGTACATTATGCCACCCTATGGGGTCCGGGAATATGCTGCAGGGCACGACAAAAAGCTGGAGGGACTTTGTTTTACTCAATGGGGTCCACGTAGTTCTGTCATGGCAGATCGGTTAAATCATGGGAGCGGGAAAATGAAACGGGAACGAAAGCCCCAAAACAGTTGTGATCAGAGCCTAAGCCTGCAAAATCAAAGCGACGCTCCAATATCAGGACAACATTCTGCATTGTAGTCTAACATAGTGTGTAAATCTGAAAATACACACATCCATCCAGTGCAGCCTAgtaccccagccccccccccccccctgcagaatcCAGCGCTACTCAATGAGGGCGTGAATTCCGCACCAAAGTCCGTGTTAAAAACTTTGAATTTTTATGCAGGCTTTCAGTTGTGGATttaataaaaatctaaaaaaaaaatctttatatagcgccaacatattctgcagcgcttacaagagagggggaaataaaaacaaaaccatggttacaATGAAGTTAATggaaacgagcttacatactacaagtaatggggtgatacagaaggtaaagggctggagatgtgcacggtatggcgaggtggagagtgagggatgctatacccataaacaatggtcagacatttagctgtatAGTGGctaatcggtgtgactgcagggggcagttgattatagctagcagggattgcagtcagtaggtcagggagcatgttatcaggtggagtacagaggggtttggtttaggagatatggtatgcctccctgaagtacGTTTTTAGAGTATGCCTTAAGttttgtgtcagtgattgcccggatagcctttggtagcgcattccagaggactggtgctgctctggagaagtcttggaggcgggaatatgaggttcgaattaaagggacgTTCTGGAGGAatattgctgtgatgtcacgggtagaggtgtataactgggtgctGTCAGCATAgaaatggtactgaaagccaaatctcctgatggtctgccCAATGAGGACTGTGTAGATGAAGAGGTGGGGCTGAGGACCAATCCTTGGggggccccaacagcaaggggaagaggaggggaggtagagccagcgaaggagatactgaatgagcagtcagataggtaggaggagaaccaggagagagcagtgtcctttaggccgatggagcggagcatactgaggaggagtttgtggtcaacagtgtcaaatgctgcagagagatcgaggaggatcagcagGGAGCAGTCGTCCCTCGATTTGGCCGTCagaaggtcgtttgacactttagtcagggtgatttctgtcaagtgtagggggcgaaagccggactgtagggggtcaaagaggagagttttctgatagatggcttataagatgggagtaaaccaggcattcaagtaatttggagatgaaggggaggttggagatg
This window encodes:
- the LOC136577025 gene encoding cytoplasmic phosphatidylinositol transfer protein 1-like — protein: MLVKEYRICMPLTTDEYRIGQLYTISKHSHQESDRGEGVEVMENRAHHDPVYGDGQYTEKRVHLSSKLPSWARAVVPRIFYVCEKAWNYYPYTVTEYTCSFLPKFSIHIETRYSDDCGDNDSIFNTDLSEEAHEVTHLDITYDEIPERYYKSTEDLRHFVSSRTGRGPLKEGWRSHAQPIMCSYKLVNVKFEVWGLQTRVEQFVHKVIRDLLIVGHRQAFAWVDEWFGMTMEEVREYEKETQAATNEKIGPVAPTITITPESHSPAIRSAPATPITGEPPEFLTIPKERARKTSAPDTLTLPELRERANGPSSSSHLSPTNTDS